A genomic window from Synergistaceae bacterium DZ-S4 includes:
- a CDS encoding NifU family protein, which produces MTVQEKIMDAISTKVSPALQSHGGDVSFISFDEDSGTLYVDLVGSCGTCPYAQETLRMTVEAAIKQVVPEVKSVVRA; this is translated from the coding sequence ATGACAGTACAGGAAAAGATAATGGATGCGATCAGTACGAAGGTATCCCCGGCTCTTCAGAGCCACGGCGGGGACGTCTCTTTCATCAGTTTTGACGAAGACAGCGGCACCCTTTATGTAGATCTCGTAGGCTCATGCGGGACGTGCCCCTATGCGCAGGAGACCCTTCGCATGACAGTAGAAGCTGCAATAAAGCAGGTCGTGCCCGAAGTAAAATCTGTTGTAAGAGCATAG
- the mazG gene encoding nucleoside triphosphate pyrophosphohydrolase, with translation MTQKQAIGEKFIKLVDVMKRLRAPDGCPWDREQDYLSLRRYIIEEAYELIEAIENKNRDNICEECGDLLLQVVFVSALAEEIGEFNICNVMDHLTEKLIRRHPHVFGDTIVNSSDDVLKNWEQIKVGERQAKKVDSSLLAGIPRGLPGLLRAYRIQERAAKVGFDWPKGDPSPVIAKVEEELNELKDNITNGAVREATEEELGDLLFAVANLSRHLKADPETTLHKACVKFSDRFRIVEAEVAVSGREWSDFTLDELEGFWQKAKRQEEE, from the coding sequence ATGACTCAGAAGCAGGCAATAGGAGAAAAGTTTATAAAACTTGTGGATGTGATGAAACGCCTTAGGGCTCCTGACGGCTGCCCCTGGGACAGGGAGCAGGACTATCTTTCACTCAGGCGCTATATAATTGAAGAGGCATATGAACTTATAGAGGCAATAGAAAATAAAAACAGGGACAACATCTGTGAAGAATGCGGAGATCTGTTGCTTCAGGTCGTTTTTGTTTCGGCACTGGCTGAAGAGATTGGCGAGTTTAACATATGCAATGTAATGGACCATCTGACAGAAAAACTGATAAGGCGCCACCCTCATGTATTTGGCGACACAATAGTTAACAGTTCCGATGATGTACTGAAAAACTGGGAACAGATAAAAGTCGGGGAGAGACAGGCTAAAAAAGTCGACTCATCTCTTCTGGCAGGGATCCCAAGAGGCCTCCCGGGTCTTCTCAGGGCTTACAGGATACAGGAGAGGGCCGCTAAGGTGGGTTTTGACTGGCCAAAAGGAGACCCCTCGCCTGTCATTGCGAAGGTAGAAGAGGAACTGAACGAACTCAAAGACAACATCACAAACGGGGCCGTCAGGGAAGCGACAGAAGAAGAGCTGGGCGACCTTCTCTTTGCAGTTGCAAACCTGTCTAGGCATCTGAAGGCAGACCCCGAGACAACGCTTCACAAGGCATGCGTAAAATTCAGTGACAGGTTTCGGATAGTGGAGGCAGAAGTAGCAGTTTCCGGAAGAGAGTGGAGCGACTTCACCCTGGATGAGCTGGAAGGATTCTGGCAAAAGGCGAAGAGGCAGGAAGAAGAATAA
- a CDS encoding helicase-related protein: MAWVKRERMQDKEKDGRPVSSLFDLDEEAWLRNKSVHLVSKGAMRSWAARDPDTSLLVLLPDQRQVRDFAADCETLGTIKKVTELPEMPLTEDESRSEALKVQRGGILEHFRIYGGTMAATPASLLAPFSAGGDHFEIEKGSNDPRQRLLGWLVQKGYERSELVWSPGQYVSRGSIIDVFSPSDPYPVRLEFFDDEIESIRFFDPETQKSLRTLNKCSVKSLISKKETELEKYLPYDMRVIFFDPKGLDMTAENSVWLWQNLERDRQNAVPWKKWEELCVFFTKFKRIRVTRDVKNTSLRLAVKQFPLFRGRLRDVDHYCEELLREGVSVEVFSESKLNLSWAESRGYAAVKGVLSEGFVDVLTKKAVLTDLELSGVSLSRHRTEVIAPSDWGVGLLPGQWVVHDDYGVSRYMGPQTIETDEGEEEYLVLEFAEERRLLIPVLHFYKISPWAPLQGQEPVPDNLRGTLWKKASAKAKEMAEKAAKELVSIYAARELTKGLSFPSNRELMKELEDGFIYAETNDQIKAIRDVENDMERPVPMDRLVVGDVGFGKTEVAIRAAGKAAFGGSQVAILAPTTLLAQQHYETFSARFGNLPIRVEVVSRFVPFAAQKKILEDLKEGKVDIIIGTHRLLSQDVLFKDLGLVVVDEEHRFGVMHKEHLKKMTPGVDVLMLSATPIPRSLSLSISGLRDISLLQTPPQRRLPVLTVVRPWSEELLKSAVLREKNRGGQVFFVHNRINDIHERTVMLKRLFPKLSIAVAHSRTPEAQLENTMMKFSLGEIDILICTTIVESGLDIPMANTLIVDDAHELGLAQMYQLRGRVGRREEQAYAFLFYPHDAHLSVEASERLEAIAELDELGAGYSLAQRDLQIRGGGDLIGIAQHGNSTRVGYQKYCDLLADEIARIKGEKKKAAEVEIGFPAAIPGNYLPQENLRVTLYRRMLKTDSPEEALALKDETTDRYGKMPPVIDFLMDLTFVRSAAPGLQITKILCSSHETVIQGDPDGRWTTLDLRLPWMRRLDGFVGPGGYVGMCILAELIKGKIG, from the coding sequence ATGGCTTGGGTAAAGCGTGAAAGAATGCAGGATAAAGAAAAAGACGGCAGGCCGGTAAGCAGTCTCTTTGATCTTGACGAAGAGGCATGGCTGCGGAATAAATCAGTACATCTTGTATCAAAGGGAGCAATGAGGAGTTGGGCTGCAAGGGATCCCGACACCTCATTGCTTGTTTTGCTTCCGGACCAGAGACAGGTAAGGGACTTTGCCGCTGACTGCGAGACTCTCGGTACGATCAAAAAGGTCACGGAGCTTCCCGAAATGCCCCTTACGGAAGATGAATCCAGGTCAGAGGCGCTCAAAGTTCAAAGAGGAGGCATACTTGAACACTTCAGGATCTATGGGGGGACGATGGCCGCTACTCCGGCATCTCTTCTTGCTCCGTTTTCTGCGGGCGGAGATCATTTTGAGATAGAAAAGGGCAGTAACGACCCAAGGCAAAGGCTCCTTGGCTGGCTTGTACAAAAGGGATACGAGAGAAGCGAGCTTGTCTGGTCCCCTGGACAATATGTCTCAAGGGGCAGCATAATAGACGTCTTCAGTCCTTCAGATCCTTACCCAGTAAGGCTTGAATTTTTTGACGACGAAATTGAAAGCATAAGGTTTTTTGACCCCGAGACCCAAAAAAGCCTTCGTACCCTAAATAAATGTTCTGTTAAAAGCCTCATATCGAAAAAGGAGACTGAACTCGAAAAATATCTCCCCTATGATATGAGAGTCATTTTCTTCGATCCCAAAGGACTTGATATGACCGCAGAAAATTCTGTCTGGCTGTGGCAAAACCTCGAACGCGACAGGCAAAACGCTGTCCCATGGAAAAAGTGGGAGGAACTCTGCGTTTTTTTTACGAAGTTTAAAAGAATAAGGGTAACGAGAGACGTAAAAAATACATCATTAAGACTTGCTGTCAAACAGTTTCCTCTTTTCAGGGGCAGACTCAGGGATGTCGATCACTACTGCGAAGAACTTCTCAGAGAAGGCGTTTCGGTCGAAGTCTTCTCTGAATCAAAACTTAACCTTTCATGGGCCGAATCAAGAGGTTACGCTGCTGTCAAAGGAGTGCTTTCTGAAGGCTTTGTCGATGTCCTGACAAAAAAGGCTGTCCTAACGGATCTTGAGCTCTCCGGAGTCTCGCTTTCGAGACACAGGACAGAGGTGATAGCTCCCAGTGACTGGGGAGTCGGTCTGTTGCCGGGACAATGGGTCGTACATGATGATTACGGCGTCTCCAGATATATGGGACCGCAGACGATAGAGACAGATGAAGGAGAAGAAGAATATCTGGTCCTGGAATTCGCCGAGGAAAGACGTCTTCTTATCCCTGTGCTCCATTTTTACAAAATATCTCCCTGGGCGCCTCTGCAGGGCCAGGAACCGGTTCCTGACAACCTCAGGGGAACACTGTGGAAAAAGGCCTCTGCCAAGGCTAAAGAGATGGCGGAAAAGGCCGCCAAAGAGCTTGTCAGCATATATGCCGCAAGAGAACTCACAAAAGGCTTATCTTTCCCGTCCAACAGGGAATTGATGAAGGAACTGGAGGATGGTTTCATCTATGCTGAGACCAACGACCAGATAAAGGCCATCCGTGATGTTGAGAATGACATGGAAAGGCCTGTTCCAATGGACAGGCTGGTTGTGGGAGACGTTGGATTCGGCAAGACAGAGGTAGCGATCAGAGCAGCCGGTAAGGCTGCCTTCGGCGGCAGCCAGGTCGCGATACTTGCCCCGACGACGCTCCTCGCTCAACAGCATTATGAGACATTTTCTGCAAGGTTCGGCAACCTTCCGATAAGAGTTGAGGTCGTTTCGAGGTTTGTCCCGTTCGCTGCCCAGAAAAAAATACTGGAAGACCTCAAAGAGGGCAAGGTAGATATAATAATCGGGACCCACAGACTTCTCAGCCAGGACGTCTTATTCAAAGACCTGGGGCTTGTCGTCGTGGATGAAGAGCACCGGTTCGGAGTCATGCACAAGGAGCATCTGAAAAAGATGACGCCGGGAGTTGACGTGCTCATGCTTTCAGCCACTCCCATACCCCGTTCGCTTTCCCTCTCTATCAGCGGACTCAGGGACATCTCGCTGCTTCAGACACCCCCTCAAAGGAGATTGCCGGTCCTTACTGTAGTAAGACCATGGTCAGAGGAACTTTTGAAAAGTGCTGTCCTGCGGGAGAAGAACAGGGGAGGGCAGGTCTTCTTCGTACACAACAGGATCAATGACATTCATGAACGTACCGTTATGCTTAAAAGGCTATTCCCAAAACTCAGCATCGCAGTCGCACACAGCAGGACACCGGAAGCCCAGCTGGAGAATACTATGATGAAATTCTCGCTGGGTGAGATAGATATACTGATATGCACGACTATTGTCGAAAGCGGTCTGGACATACCAATGGCAAATACTCTCATCGTTGACGATGCTCACGAGCTCGGGCTTGCCCAGATGTACCAGCTGAGGGGCCGTGTCGGAAGAAGGGAAGAACAGGCATACGCGTTCCTCTTCTACCCTCACGATGCGCATCTGTCAGTTGAGGCAAGCGAAAGACTTGAGGCCATAGCGGAGCTGGATGAACTTGGAGCAGGTTACAGTCTTGCGCAGAGGGACCTTCAGATAAGAGGAGGAGGAGACCTCATCGGTATAGCCCAGCACGGCAATTCTACTAGGGTCGGATACCAGAAATACTGTGACCTGCTTGCCGACGAGATCGCCAGGATAAAGGGAGAAAAGAAAAAAGCAGCAGAGGTGGAGATAGGGTTTCCGGCCGCCATACCAGGAAACTATCTCCCGCAGGAAAACCTGCGTGTAACTCTTTACAGGAGGATGCTCAAAACAGACTCTCCCGAAGAGGCTCTGGCACTTAAAGATGAGACGACAGACCGTTACGGGAAGATGCCGCCTGTGATTGATTTTCTGATGGACCTGACTTTTGTCAGATCGGCGGCTCCCGGCCTTCAGATCACAAAAATTTTATGCAGCAGTCATGAAACTGTCATACAGGGAGATCCCGATGGCAGGTGGACCACTCTTGATCTCAGGCTGCCATGGATGCGGAGGCTCGATGGTTTTGTCGGCCCCGGCGGATATGTTGGAATGTGCATTTTGGCGGAGCTGATAAAAGGAAAAATCGGGTAA
- the pth gene encoding aminoacyl-tRNA hydrolase, with protein sequence MKLIVGLGNPGVEYAWTRHNAGWLMIDSFVSRLGLSEPRMKFRGAFWGPVFHNGEKICLLKPYTYMNLSGLAVVEAVNYQNIVPSDILVIYDDAALPFGRIRIREKGSAGGQKGMMSILGALKTFDVPRLRIGVGEPQGAVNMADWVLGRIPPGQKDMWHKLEDIAWEALNIWLKDDIQKAMSSINGLRLDGLGKA encoded by the coding sequence ATGAAACTGATCGTAGGCCTTGGAAATCCTGGTGTTGAGTATGCCTGGACCAGGCATAACGCAGGTTGGCTCATGATAGATTCTTTTGTTTCAAGGCTGGGACTCTCCGAACCCAGAATGAAATTCAGAGGGGCTTTTTGGGGGCCTGTGTTTCATAACGGTGAGAAGATCTGCCTGCTGAAGCCGTATACATATATGAACCTAAGCGGTCTCGCTGTAGTTGAGGCTGTAAACTACCAGAACATCGTACCGTCCGATATCCTTGTCATATATGACGATGCCGCGCTTCCCTTCGGAAGGATCCGGATCAGGGAAAAAGGCTCGGCAGGAGGACAAAAGGGAATGATGTCGATCCTGGGAGCCCTGAAAACATTCGATGTTCCAAGGCTCAGGATAGGTGTCGGCGAACCGCAGGGAGCCGTTAATATGGCTGACTGGGTCCTTGGCAGGATACCTCCTGGCCAGAAGGATATGTGGCATAAACTCGAGGATATCGCATGGGAAGCCCTCAATATCTGGCTGAAAGACGATATCCAAAAAGCTATGAGTTCCATCAACGGACTCAGGCTTGATGGCTTGGGTAAAGCGTGA
- a CDS encoding 50S ribosomal protein L25 — protein sequence MAAKKQQHKIEFTVRETTGTGACRKIRSKNMVPVILYGPEHKLGLAGTVSARAIAPIANSEARETTVIELTMPDGKECMALIRDVQRHPISQNIRHIDFYQVLRGHKIKVEIPIRVINRENAPGVKEGGLLNQITRSVSVDIKPRDIPEDIVIDVAELKLGDEIFVRDLALPEGCDLHTPADTLILQITQPRAAAETEEEGLEGEKAEVEVVAKGKAKEEDKD from the coding sequence ATGGCAGCAAAAAAACAGCAGCACAAGATCGAATTTACAGTAAGAGAGACGACGGGTACCGGAGCATGCAGGAAGATCCGTTCAAAAAACATGGTCCCTGTCATACTTTACGGACCAGAACATAAACTCGGGCTTGCCGGGACGGTTTCCGCAAGAGCTATCGCGCCCATAGCGAACAGCGAGGCAAGAGAGACGACCGTTATCGAGCTGACGATGCCCGACGGCAAGGAGTGCATGGCTCTCATCAGGGATGTCCAGCGCCATCCGATCAGTCAGAACATCCGTCACATAGACTTTTACCAGGTCCTGAGGGGACATAAGATCAAGGTCGAAATACCGATCAGGGTGATAAACAGAGAAAATGCCCCCGGAGTCAAAGAGGGCGGTCTCCTCAATCAGATAACCAGGTCTGTCTCAGTCGATATCAAACCCCGCGACATCCCGGAGGACATTGTGATAGACGTTGCCGAGCTCAAACTAGGAGACGAAATTTTTGTCAGGGATCTTGCCCTGCCCGAGGGTTGCGATCTTCATACTCCTGCGGATACTCTTATACTTCAGATAACCCAGCCCAGAGCTGCTGCGGAGACCGAAGAAGAGGGACTTGAGGGAGAAAAGGCCGAAGTCGAAGTAGTTGCAAAGGGCAAAGCAAAGGAAGAAGATAAAGATTAA
- a CDS encoding ribose-phosphate pyrophosphokinase, whose protein sequence is MREVKIFSGSAHQQFAESICMNLGVPLSASKLFRFSDGEIGVSIEESVRGADVYVVQPTCEPANEHLMELLIIVDALRRASVYRVNLVMPYFGYARQDRKTRSREPITSKLIANLLEKAGADRVISADLHAGQIQGFFDIPVDHLTGVPLLASYFHRTLKKDIDQGLVTVVSPDIGGVVRARKFAEQIGNADLAIVDKRRSHEVTNVCEVMEIIGNIEGRTAILVDDIIDTAGTMVKAAEALRARGAKEIYACATHGVLSGPAIDRLKSSLIKEVVVTDTIPLKEEKKFDRLTVLPIAPLFAEALRRIHSEHSVSILFR, encoded by the coding sequence TTGAGGGAGGTCAAAATTTTTTCGGGGAGCGCTCATCAACAGTTTGCTGAGAGCATTTGCATGAATCTTGGAGTTCCCCTTTCGGCGTCAAAACTCTTCAGGTTTTCCGACGGAGAGATAGGCGTTTCGATAGAAGAGAGCGTAAGGGGTGCGGACGTATATGTGGTACAGCCTACATGCGAACCGGCAAACGAACACCTTATGGAACTTCTTATCATTGTCGATGCTCTGAGGAGAGCATCCGTATACCGTGTCAATCTGGTCATGCCGTATTTCGGATATGCGAGGCAGGACAGGAAGACGCGCTCGAGGGAGCCCATCACATCAAAACTGATCGCCAACCTTCTTGAAAAGGCAGGAGCAGACAGAGTGATCTCAGCAGATCTTCACGCGGGACAGATACAGGGATTCTTTGACATCCCAGTCGATCATCTGACCGGTGTACCGCTTCTTGCATCCTACTTTCACAGGACTCTTAAGAAAGATATCGATCAGGGACTTGTGACAGTTGTCTCCCCTGATATCGGAGGGGTCGTCAGGGCAAGAAAGTTTGCAGAACAGATAGGAAACGCCGATCTTGCCATAGTCGACAAGAGGCGCTCACACGAAGTGACGAATGTCTGCGAAGTTATGGAGATAATAGGAAACATCGAGGGAAGGACAGCGATCCTCGTAGACGACATAATCGACACTGCCGGTACTATGGTCAAGGCAGCTGAAGCTCTCCGTGCAAGAGGCGCAAAGGAGATCTACGCCTGCGCCACCCACGGAGTTCTCTCCGGGCCTGCAATAGACAGGCTGAAGTCGTCTCTTATCAAAGAAGTGGTCGTGACGGACACTATTCCGCTAAAAGAAGAGAAAAAGTTCGACAGACTGACTGTTCTTCCGATCGCGCCGCTTTTTGCGGAGGCTCTGAGGAGGATCCATTCGGAACATTCCGTAAGCATCCTTTTCAGGTAG
- the glmU gene encoding bifunctional UDP-N-acetylglucosamine diphosphorylase/glucosamine-1-phosphate N-acetyltransferase GlmU — MQHGQNKICVLILAAGKGTRMRSKTPKVLHKILEEPLLYYPLSELISAGFKDISVMVGFSGEIVEEWIKGEFSEINVLWQKEQLGTGHAARLARDWWKDYENVVILPGDTPLIKADTLRKFINAHIENDNSCSFLSFDLPDPAGYGRVIRDGLSVRIVEHKDATPDERKCREVNSGMYVFKTSALSSVIDGLNCVNSQKEYYLPDAVALIEQDGGRTDAVKASDATEFLGINDPNQLAAAASVMKKRILDKWMDSGVRCNDPASTWIGPKVELGEDVEIWPSVQLWGRTSIGSGCTVGSFTVISDSVLEDCVEIVGSVRIKKSRVGERSTVGPFVFIRDGAELHSDVHVGRFVEIKKSTVRSGAKVPHLSYVGDADIGEKTNIGAGTITCNYDGEKKNFTKIGNNCFVGSDTMFVAPVTIGDDVVTAAGSVITQDIPDGALGVARARQKNIEGWSSRRKIRKGGN; from the coding sequence ATGCAGCATGGACAGAACAAAATCTGTGTATTGATACTCGCAGCAGGCAAAGGTACACGAATGCGCAGTAAGACACCCAAAGTCCTTCATAAAATACTGGAAGAACCACTCCTTTACTATCCGCTTTCAGAATTGATATCTGCAGGTTTCAAAGATATATCCGTAATGGTAGGCTTTTCGGGAGAGATTGTCGAAGAATGGATCAAAGGCGAGTTCTCCGAAATAAATGTATTATGGCAGAAAGAGCAGCTCGGCACGGGGCACGCAGCAAGGCTTGCCCGGGACTGGTGGAAGGATTATGAGAACGTGGTTATCCTGCCGGGCGACACTCCGCTGATAAAAGCAGACACCCTCCGTAAATTCATAAATGCCCACATTGAAAATGATAACAGCTGCAGCTTTCTGAGTTTTGACCTTCCGGACCCGGCCGGTTACGGCAGGGTCATTAGAGACGGACTTTCAGTAAGGATAGTCGAACACAAGGACGCGACCCCTGATGAAAGAAAATGCCGTGAAGTGAACAGCGGGATGTATGTTTTCAAAACCTCCGCGCTATCCTCGGTAATTGACGGGCTGAACTGTGTTAACAGCCAGAAGGAGTACTACCTGCCGGATGCAGTTGCCCTTATAGAGCAAGACGGAGGGCGCACTGATGCCGTGAAGGCGTCCGATGCGACCGAATTCCTCGGGATAAACGACCCCAACCAGCTTGCCGCGGCAGCCTCGGTAATGAAGAAAAGGATACTCGATAAATGGATGGACAGCGGCGTAAGATGCAATGACCCGGCCTCAACGTGGATAGGTCCAAAAGTCGAGCTGGGAGAGGATGTCGAGATCTGGCCAAGTGTTCAGCTGTGGGGAAGGACATCGATAGGAAGCGGATGCACAGTGGGCAGCTTTACCGTCATTTCGGACTCCGTCCTTGAAGACTGCGTCGAGATAGTCGGATCGGTAAGGATCAAAAAAAGCAGAGTTGGCGAAAGGTCAACAGTGGGCCCATTTGTGTTTATTCGTGACGGCGCCGAGCTTCACTCTGATGTTCATGTGGGAAGGTTCGTAGAGATCAAAAAAAGCACAGTGCGAAGCGGGGCAAAAGTGCCTCACCTCTCTTATGTCGGGGATGCTGATATCGGTGAAAAGACCAACATAGGCGCTGGTACGATAACCTGCAATTATGACGGAGAAAAAAAGAATTTTACAAAAATTGGCAACAATTGTTTTGTCGGCAGTGATACAATGTTTGTAGCACCGGTGACGATCGGGGACGATGTCGTGACAGCGGCAGGTTCGGTGATAACGCAGGATATTCCCGACGGCGCGCTTGGAGTCGCGAGGGCAAGACAGAAAAATATAGAAGGCTGGAGTTCCCGCAGGAAGATCCGCAAGGGAGGAAATTGA
- a CDS encoding transcriptional repressor, translating to MWTVSEGINVLRGRGAKITAQRIAILKQLEGRTDHPSADILYKELSVDYPTMSVATVYSTAQLLADAGLIKILSIDDKRVYFDPTTSTHGHFLCRNCGKLVDLSIDEEGFFKSASTAQNSIAQIDNAEVFLYGLCTDCFSKK from the coding sequence ATGTGGACAGTTAGTGAAGGAATAAACGTTCTCAGGGGACGAGGTGCGAAGATAACGGCTCAGAGGATCGCGATCCTTAAGCAGCTGGAAGGCAGGACTGACCACCCCTCGGCTGACATTCTCTATAAGGAGCTTTCGGTAGATTATCCTACCATGTCAGTCGCAACAGTTTACAGCACGGCACAGCTTCTTGCCGACGCCGGGCTGATCAAGATACTGAGCATAGACGACAAGAGAGTTTATTTTGATCCGACAACGTCGACACACGGACACTTTCTCTGCAGAAACTGCGGCAAGCTGGTGGACCTGAGCATCGACGAAGAGGGATTTTTCAAGTCGGCAAGCACAGCTCAGAACAGCATAGCACAGATAGACAACGCAGAAGTTTTTCTTTACGGCCTTTGCACAGATTGCTTCAGCAAAAAATAA
- a CDS encoding UTP--glucose-1-phosphate uridylyltransferase, with amino-acid sequence MGFRHIKKAVFPVAGLGTRFLPLTKDIPKEMMPLIDRPLIHYGVDEAVASGCSEIVFVTGTGKETIYQYFQHSPNLEKHLEQTGKKDLAEHLKKIPELAVFYYTLQEKPLGLGHAVLCAEEFCRDEYFGLLLPDDVMLADPTVLSQLESVREKYGGSVLSLEEVDQEDTSRYGIVDAEEVGPGVYRVKGLVEKPDPKEAPSNLAIMGRYVLSPSIFSHLKSIKRGRGGEYQLTDAIASMLGEEPVYALIYKGRRLDCGVREGWIKATVTMALRDPDLKKIIMDTIEKETGKKL; translated from the coding sequence ATGGGGTTCAGGCATATTAAGAAGGCAGTCTTTCCGGTCGCTGGGCTGGGCACAAGATTTCTGCCCTTGACAAAGGACATTCCAAAGGAAATGATGCCGCTGATCGACAGGCCGCTGATCCATTACGGAGTGGATGAGGCCGTTGCTTCAGGGTGCAGTGAAATAGTCTTCGTAACGGGGACGGGAAAAGAGACAATATATCAGTATTTCCAGCACTCGCCGAATCTTGAAAAACACCTTGAGCAGACAGGAAAAAAAGATTTGGCAGAGCATCTGAAAAAGATACCCGAACTTGCCGTTTTTTATTACACACTCCAGGAAAAGCCCCTGGGACTCGGACATGCGGTACTTTGCGCCGAAGAGTTCTGCAGGGATGAATACTTTGGCCTTTTGCTTCCGGATGACGTAATGCTTGCCGATCCTACAGTCCTGTCGCAGCTGGAATCGGTAAGAGAAAAATACGGCGGGTCAGTCCTGAGCCTTGAGGAAGTAGATCAGGAGGATACTTCAAGGTATGGGATAGTTGATGCAGAAGAGGTGGGACCCGGTGTCTACAGGGTCAAGGGACTTGTTGAGAAGCCCGACCCCAAAGAGGCCCCCTCAAACCTGGCGATAATGGGAAGATACGTTCTCTCTCCTTCTATATTCAGCCATCTTAAAAGCATTAAAAGGGGCAGGGGAGGCGAATATCAGCTTACCGACGCCATTGCCTCAATGCTCGGGGAAGAACCGGTCTATGCACTCATATATAAAGGAAGAAGGCTGGACTGCGGTGTGAGGGAAGGGTGGATAAAGGCGACTGTCACAATGGCCCTCAGGGATCCGGATCTTAAAAAGATCATAATGGATACTATCGAGAAAGAGACCGGGAAGAAACTGTAA
- the glmM gene encoding phosphoglucosamine mutase: MENNKVRRMFGTDGVRDIANIGLMTPETAMKLGRAFTVFLINRGAEGPRIAVGRDTRCSGQMIESALSAGITSAGGNVYSIGEIPTPGVSFSVASGHFDGGAVISASHNPAEYNGIKYLDGDGFKLSDEEELEIEGLYETDARSERPTHGAVGRIYDAGELTGKYLNFLLGIMEKVENRDHSILIDAANGAASALVEPLFKNWKGPVSILANQPDGLNINSGVGVTNMDFLRRKTMDAKAEIGIAYDGDTDRVLMCDGKGRIIDGDIMLWVIGRWLKSKGTLGSGVVATVMSNMVLEDLLTKEDIKVFRCGVGDRYVLDTMRKENSRVGGEQSGHLIALDYANTGDGLCSGLLFLRALSDLDEDILTLSDRFDRYPQVLRNLKIENKDRVLGSSKLKEAEKIALDDLKGKGRMLLRPSGTEPLIRIFVESRDHRLMNETAAMLEKTILEIAAAGGN, encoded by the coding sequence TTGGAAAATAATAAGGTACGGCGCATGTTCGGGACAGACGGTGTCAGGGATATCGCCAACATAGGACTTATGACACCCGAGACTGCAATGAAACTGGGCAGGGCCTTCACTGTATTTCTTATCAACAGAGGCGCTGAAGGACCAAGGATCGCTGTCGGAAGGGATACGAGATGTTCGGGACAGATGATCGAATCTGCTCTCTCTGCCGGCATCACCTCAGCAGGCGGGAACGTCTATTCCATAGGTGAGATCCCAACGCCGGGAGTAAGTTTTTCCGTAGCTTCGGGACATTTTGACGGAGGAGCCGTGATCAGCGCCTCCCATAATCCGGCGGAGTACAATGGGATCAAATATCTTGACGGAGACGGTTTTAAACTTTCAGACGAGGAAGAGCTGGAAATCGAAGGTCTTTACGAGACGGACGCAAGATCTGAGAGGCCGACCCACGGAGCTGTCGGCAGGATATATGATGCGGGTGAGCTTACAGGCAAATATCTTAATTTTCTGCTTGGAATAATGGAAAAGGTCGAAAACAGGGATCATTCCATACTGATCGATGCAGCCAACGGAGCTGCGTCTGCCCTGGTAGAGCCGCTGTTCAAAAACTGGAAGGGGCCGGTCTCGATCTTAGCCAACCAGCCTGATGGCCTCAATATAAACTCCGGGGTCGGAGTTACCAATATGGACTTTCTCAGACGTAAGACAATGGACGCAAAAGCGGAAATAGGCATTGCTTATGACGGTGATACCGACAGGGTCCTAATGTGTGACGGAAAGGGGAGGATCATTGACGGCGACATCATGCTCTGGGTCATAGGCCGCTGGCTGAAATCAAAGGGCACTCTCGGATCCGGGGTGGTGGCGACAGTGATGAGCAACATGGTCCTGGAGGATCTGCTTACCAAAGAGGACATAAAGGTATTCAGATGCGGTGTCGGTGACAGGTATGTACTTGACACTATGCGGAAAGAAAATAGCCGGGTTGGAGGAGAACAGTCAGGTCACCTGATCGCCCTTGACTATGCGAACACAGGGGACGGACTCTGTTCAGGTCTCCTCTTCCTTAGGGCCCTCTCGGACCTTGATGAAGACATCTTGACACTCTCAGATCGTTTCGACAGGTATCCGCAGGTGCTCAGGAATCTCAAGATCGAAAACAAGGATCGTGTTTTGGGCAGTTCCAAATTAAAAGAAGCTGAAAAAATAGCATTGGATGACCTTAAAGGCAAGGGACGTATGCTGCTTCGGCCCTCGGGGACGGAACCTCTTATCAGGATCTTCGTCGAATCAAGGGACCACCGGCTTATGAATGAAACGGCAGCAATGCTTGAAAAGACGATACTGGAAATAGCGGCGGCAGGGGGTAATTGA